The following proteins are encoded in a genomic region of Rhinoraja longicauda isolate Sanriku21f chromosome 14, sRhiLon1.1, whole genome shotgun sequence:
- the LOC144599754 gene encoding platelet-derived growth factor receptor beta-like → MARNPNCNEQGGGLGKRHGLVSRAEPRQIEFNAGNWETRMILHSSCSSVSRQCSASWTWWGSATRLRTAWSSLALRNCVHRDLAARNVLICEGKLAKICDFGLARDIVNDSNYISRGSTFLPLKWMAPESIFNNLYTSLSDVWSYAVLLWEIFTLGGTPYPELPINDQFYNAIRRGYRMPKPPYATDEIYAIMKKCWNDEFEKRPSFSSLVTSIGNLLTDSYKKKYAQVNKEFLKSDHPALRRTRPNTYQGNEDIIYSNCLYPEGQDNGYIIPLPDPDPSEATVDLPTPAELPTGEPSDGTRPSSLACGENEEPANTDDLPQMTVDATKVEMESEAEWNQPEVEDSFL, encoded by the exons atggcCAG AAATCCGAACTGTAATGAGCAGGGAGGAGGCCTGGGCAAGAGACACGGGCTGGTGAGCCGGGCAGAGCCGAGGCAAATAGAGTTTAATGCTGGGAACTGGGAG ACGAGGATGATTCTCCACAGCAGCTGCTCATCAGTGAGTCGTCAGTGCTCAGCTTCATGGACCTGGTGGGGATCAGCTACCAGGTTGCGCACGGCATGGAGTTCCCTCGCTCTCCGAAAC TGTGTCCACCGCGACCTAGCGGCACGAAACGTCCTGATCTGTGAGGGGAAACTGGCGAAGATCTGCGACTTTGGGCTGGCCCGCGATATCGTCAACGACTCCAACTACATCTCCAGAGGCAGT ACCTTCCTGCCGCTGAAGTGGATGGCCCCAGAGAGTATCTTCAACAACCTGTACACCAGCCTGAGTGACGTGTGGTCCTACGCTGTGCTGCTCTGGGAGATCTTCACCCTGG GTGGGACCCCGTACCCAGAGCTGCCGATTAACGACCAGTTCTACAACGCCATCCGACGGGGCTACCGGATGCCCAAGCCGCCATACGCCACCGACGAAAt ATACGCCATCATGAAAAAGTGCTGGAATGATGAATTTGAGAAGAGACCTTCCTTCTCCAGCCTGGTCACATCCATCGGGAACCTTCTCACCGACAGCTACAAGAAG AAATACGCTCAGGTCAATAAGGAGTTCCTGAAGAGTGACCATCCAGCTCTACGACGGACCAGACCCAACACCTACCAGGGCAACGAAGATATCATCTACTCCAACTGCCTGTACCCCGAGGGGCAGGACAACGGGTACATCATCCCCCTGCCCGACCCAGATCCCAGTGAGGCAACGGTGGACCTCCCCACCCCAGCAGAGCTGCCCACAGGAGAACCGTCCGATGGGACGAGACCCAG ctcccTGGCCTGTGGTGAGAATGAAGAACCGGCCAACACTGATGACCTTCCTCAGATGACAGTAGATGCCACCAAGGTGGAGATGGAGAGCGAAGCTGAGTGGAACCAACCAGAAGTGGAGGACAGTTTCTTGTGA